In a single window of the Papaver somniferum cultivar HN1 chromosome 8, ASM357369v1, whole genome shotgun sequence genome:
- the LOC113305947 gene encoding uncharacterized protein LOC113305947, whose translation MSEFDIACVPPRAIKGQVVADLLAAFPGEDTTTLHEDVPSEFPEILVIKEETWILYFDGSATPRNDNGGAGVVLVSPSGEVFSHSFKLDFHCTNNSAEYEAFLLGVSLAKQAGAAHLDIRGDSKLLVNQMNGAYSLKEITLAPFRTEAQLILTHFADATIIHTGRTNNRHDDFLATLASKMQFEGA comes from the coding sequence atgtcagaattCGACATAGCTTGTGTACCACCTAGAGCAATCAAAGGTCAAGTGGTTGCTGACTTGCTTGCTGCTTTCCCAGGCGAAGATACGACAACGTTACATGAAGATGTGCCTAGTGAGTTTCCAGAGATCTTAGTTATCAAAGAAGAGACATGGATCTTATACTTTGACGGGTCCGCCACTCCTAGAAACGACAACGGAGGAGCGGGCGTGGTGctagtgtctccatctggtgaagtcttCTCGCATTCATTCAAACTGGATTTTCACTGTACCaataattcagcagaatatgaggcTTTCTTATTAGGTGTGtccctggccaagcaagcaggagcagcACACCTTGatataaggggagattcaaagctactggtcaatcaaatgaatggagcaTATTCTCTCAAGGAAATCACGCTCGCACCATTCAGAACGGAAGCTCAACTGATCTTAACTCATTTTGCTGATGCCACAATCATCcatactggacgaactaacaacAGGCATGATGACTTCCTAGCAACTCTCGCTTCCaagatgcaattcgaaggagcatag
- the LOC113305948 gene encoding nucleolin 2-like, with amino-acid sequence MVTSSSSDYDYSYSSSSSDEDFKATAAKSKTKTNHAEGEKPDIPLNDRRVTYDEFMKRKAEDDEADDRRRRKDLIRRRILVAEERRRFADGVPSDSDASEDEPVWVLRDRKMKPDRRTRELREIVKRVEDKAEKDSDSDDPNIHPDFINGPDSDSDEEEDPEKDSDDESDKSDNSDESDE; translated from the coding sequence atggtgacttccagcagcAGCGATTATGATTATAGTTATTCCTCCAGCTCCTCTGACGAGGATTTCAAAGCTACTGCAGCCAAATCGAAAACTAAGACAAATCATGCTGAGGGGGAAAAGCCTGACATACCCCTTAATGACCGGAGAGTCACTTATGATGAGTTTATGAAGAGAAAAGCCGAGGATGATGAGGCGGACGACCGTCGGCGTAGAAAGGATCTAATCCGGCGCAGAATACTAGTGGCTGAGGAAAGACGTCGATTTGCCGACGGTGTACCTTCCGACTCTGATGCTTCAGAAGATGAACCAGTGTGGGTGCTACGGGATCGCAAGATGAAGCCAGATCGTCGTACCAGAGAGCTCAGAGAGATTGTGAAACGAGTCGAGGATAAAGCAGAAAAGGACTCGGACTCGGACGATCCTAATATCCATCCAGACTTCATCAATGGACCTGATAGTGACTCCGACGAAGAAGAGGATCCtgagaaggacagtgatgatgaatctgacaaATCTGACAACTCGGATGaatctgacgagtag